The following proteins come from a genomic window of Aequorivita marisscotiae:
- a CDS encoding PepSY-associated TM helix domain-containing protein codes for MNFKKIIFQLHKILGLSTGLVVFVVAITGCCWAFREEIESLYDDYKKVEPQQTAILTPTEAKDIATAVFPQQTIHGTLFKKADDAIEVIFYDPEPEFYQSVFLNPYSGKVIQVDDHLSGFFPFMLKGHMRLWLPKKIGEQVVGISILIFIVIIISGFILWLPKKRKNLKQRVKFDWKKTTKWKRKNFDLHSIIGFYVCALALILAFTGSVMSYNWLKYVVYKTVGGEKEAQFIIPENRTAASNNDSIVPMDYLIVKLQKESPNATAYELHYPKTPEESIYVEVSNSEGLYYNADYRFFDQYTLEEIETPGIYGKYKDAKLADKILRMNYDIHIGAIGGIAGKIIAFFSSLLIASLPVTGVLLWYGRNYKKKKKNKKKDS; via the coding sequence ATGAACTTTAAAAAAATTATATTCCAACTGCATAAAATACTCGGCCTCTCTACGGGCTTAGTAGTTTTTGTGGTGGCCATTACGGGCTGCTGTTGGGCATTTCGCGAGGAAATTGAAAGCCTTTACGACGATTATAAAAAAGTAGAACCTCAGCAAACTGCAATCTTAACGCCCACGGAAGCAAAAGATATTGCAACCGCTGTCTTTCCCCAGCAAACAATTCACGGTACTCTTTTTAAAAAGGCTGATGATGCCATAGAGGTTATTTTTTATGACCCAGAACCCGAATTTTATCAAAGTGTATTTCTAAATCCGTATTCCGGGAAGGTTATCCAGGTTGACGATCACCTCTCTGGATTCTTTCCCTTTATGCTGAAAGGGCATATGCGCCTGTGGCTACCAAAAAAAATTGGGGAACAGGTAGTTGGGATTTCAATATTGATATTTATTGTGATCATCATTTCGGGCTTTATTTTATGGCTGCCTAAAAAGCGAAAAAATCTAAAACAGCGGGTAAAATTTGACTGGAAAAAAACCACCAAATGGAAACGCAAGAATTTCGATTTACACTCCATAATCGGTTTTTATGTATGTGCGCTCGCCTTGATTCTGGCATTTACAGGCTCGGTAATGTCCTATAACTGGCTGAAATATGTTGTGTATAAAACGGTTGGAGGGGAAAAGGAAGCGCAATTTATTATTCCTGAAAACAGAACTGCAGCCAGCAATAATGATAGCATTGTACCAATGGACTATTTGATAGTAAAACTTCAAAAGGAATCGCCGAATGCAACGGCCTATGAATTGCATTATCCAAAGACGCCTGAAGAAAGTATTTATGTGGAAGTATCCAATAGTGAGGGCCTGTATTATAATGCCGACTATCGGTTTTTTGACCAATACACCTTGGAAGAGATTGAGACTCCCGGAATCTACGGAAAATATAAGGATGCAAAACTTGCCGATAAAATTCTGAGGATGAACTACGATATCCACATAGGCGCTATTGGGGGAATAGCCGGTAAAATAATAGCTTTTTTTTCAAGCCTGCTCATAGCAAGTCTTCCGGTTACGGGAGTTTTATTGTGGTATGGACGCAATTATAAAAAGAAGAAGAAGAATAAGAAGAAAGACTCTTAA